The DNA region GACACAGCAAATGGGCCAACATCAGGATCAGGAAGGGCGCACAGGACGCCAAGCGCGGCAAGCTGTTCACCAAGGCGGCCAAGGAGCTCATGCTCGCGGCCAGGCTCGGCGGCGGCGACCCGGCGGCCAACAACCGCCTGCGCCAGGCCATCAGCTACGCCAAGTCCATCAACCTGCCCAAGGACAAGATCGAGACGGCCATCAAGAAGGGCACGGGCGAACTGCAGGCCGAGCAGCTCGACGAGATCCTCTACGAGGGCTACGCCCCCGGCGGCGTGGCCGTGATCGTGGAGACCGCCACGGACAACAAGAACCGCACGGTGGCGGAAATCCGTCACATCTTCGGCAAGCGCGGCGGCAACCTGGGCGAGTCCGGCTCCGTGGCCTGGATGTTCGAGCGCAAGGGCATGTTCCTCTTCCCGGCGGAGAATTTCACCGAGGAGCAGCTCATGGAAGCCGCGCTCGAAGCCGGAGCCGAGGACGTGAAGGATGAGGGCGAGGTCTTCGAGATGCATTGCGCCTTCGAGGATTTCGGCGCGGTGCAGCAGGCCCTGGACGCGGCTTCCCTGGCCTATTCCGAGGCCAAGGTGACCATGCTGCCCAAGAACACCGTCCCGGTCGACGCCGAGACCGGCCGGAAGGTCCTGGCGTTGCTCGACATGCTTGAGGACAATGACGACGTGCAAAACGTCTACGCCAACTTCGACCTGCCCGACGAAGTGCTGGCGGAGATGGAAGGCTGAACGTGACCGCGCCCTCGGATCGACCGAACCCGCCCCTGGTGGTGCTCGGGCTCGATCCGGGCTCGCGCGTCACCGGCTACGGGCTGGTCCGCGACGACGGCGGCAGGCTCGTCTTTGTCGACGCCGGAGTCATTTCCCTTGGCGCGGCGGACATGGCCGCGCGCCTTGGCCGCATCCACACGGAACTCAGCGCGCTCATCGTCCGGCATTGCCCGGTGGAAGCGGCCCTGGAGAACGTCTTCGTCAGCCGCAACACCATGTCGGCCATCAAGCTCGGGCAGGCGCGCGGCGCGGCCATGGCCGCCTGCGCCGTGGCCGGGTTGCCCGTGGCCTCCTACGAACCCACGGTGGTCAAGAAGGCCGTGGTCGGGGTGGGCCGTGCGGACAAGGACCAAGTGGCCTTCATGATCGCCCGCGTGCTGGGCGTTTCCGGTCGGCTTCCCGCCGACGCCAGCGATGCCCTGGCCGTGGCCGTGTGCCATCTGAACGAGCGGCGCATGCGCCGCCTGACGGGGTGCGTCAAATGACGGGAGCCGCCCGATGATCGCCTACATTCGCGGCGCGCTTTTCGAGATGGACGAGCGCGGCTGCACCGTGCTCACGGCCGGGGGGCTGGGCTACGAAGTGCATCTGGCGCACAAGACGCTGGCCAATCTGCCGCAACGCGGGGCGGACGTCGCTTTTTACCTGCACCTCGTCATCCGCGACGACGCGCGCGAGCTTTACGGTTTCGAGAGCCGCGAGGAGCGCGAGGCCTTCCGCACCCTGATCGCCATCTCCGGCTTTGGCCCGCGCAAGGCCCTCTCCGTGGTCAACCAGTACGGTCCCGACGATCTCGTGCGCATCGTCATGGAAGAGGACGTGGCGGCCCTGACGAGCATCTCGGGCATCGGCAAGAAGACCGCGCAGCAGATGCTGCTCGAACTGCGCTACAAGCTGGACAAGAAGGGCGTTGCCGCCCACGCGGCCAAGGCCCCGGAGCAGGCGCGAGGGGTCTTTCGAGACGTTCTTGCCGGGCTCGTCAACCTGGGCTACAGCGAAGAGGATGCCGCGCCCCTCGTGCGCGAGGTTTTGGAGCGCGAGCCGGATCTCGACGTTGCGGCCGCGCTGCGCAAGGCCTTGCAGGCCATCGCTCGGGCGAAAAGCTCCTAGCCGTCTTCAGGAAGACAGATGCAATTCGACACGCCTCCCATCCCGCAGGTCGGCCCCACCGGCTGCGCCGACGACGCCATCAGGCCCGAGCGGCTGTCCGAGTTCATCGGCCAGAACGACCTGCGGGCCAATCTTTCCGTCTATCTTCAGGCTGCCCGTGAGCGCGGCCGGGCGCTGGACCACACGCTCTTCTACGGCAACCCGGGCCTGGGCAAGACGACGCTGTGCCGGATCATGGCCGCGGAGATGGGCGTGAACATGGTTTCGACGTCGGGTCCCGTGCTCGAACGCACCGGCGACCTTGCGGCCATCCTGACCAACCTGGGCCGCCACGATATCCTCTTCGTGGACGAGATTCATCGCATGCCGGCGAGTGTGGAAGAGGTCCTCTATCCGGCCATGGAGGATTTCAGGATCGACCTGATCATCGGCCAGGGGCCGGGCGCGCGGTCGGTCAAGATCGACCTCGAACCCTTCACCCTGGTGGGCGCGACCACGCGCATCGGGCTGCTCACGTCGCCGCTGCGCGACCGCTTCGGGGTCATCTTCCGCCTGGATTTCTACGGTCACGACGAATTGGCCTTGATCGTGGAGCGCGCGGCCAGGATCACGGGCGCGCGCGTGACCCGCGAGGGCGCCATGGCCATCGGCAGGCGCGCCCGTGGCACGCCGCGCATCGCGGGCCGACTTCTCCGCCGGGTGCGCGACTTCGCCCTGGTGCAGGGGGCCGAGGTCATCGACGAGGCCGTGGCCGTAGCCGCCCTCGATCGCATGGACGTGGACCCGCACGGCCTGGACCAGATGGACAGGGCCATCCTGGGCGTGCTCATCGAGCAGTTCCAGGGCGGACCCGTGGGTGTAAAGACGCTGGCCGTGGCCCTCTCCGAGGAAGTGCGGACCATCGAGGAGATCTACGAGCCCTACCTGATCCAGTGCGGCTTCATGAAGCGCACTCCGCGCGGTCGCGTGGCCACGGCCAAGGCCTACACCCATCTGAAAATCATCTAGCCGTTTTGCAAGGAGCATGCGTGCGCATCATCGACCCGTCCTTCGAGATCATGCATATGGCCGAGCCCGCCGACCTTTTGCGCCTGCTCGAACTGGCCGGACGCGTCTGCTACAAGTCCGAGGACCGCATCACCGAGGATTCGGCCGCAGACTTCATCGGCCGCATCGTCCGCTCGGGCCACGAGTCGGTCATCGAGCACGCCGGGGCCACGGTGCGCTTCGTCTGCGACAGGGGCGTGACCCACGAACTGGTGCGCCACCGCCTGGCCTCCTACAGCCAGGAGTCCACGCGCTACGCCAACTACGCCAAGGACAAGTTCGGCCGCGAGATCACGGTCATCCGGCCCCATTTCTGGGCCGAGG from Alkalidesulfovibrio alkalitolerans DSM 16529 includes:
- the thyX gene encoding FAD-dependent thymidylate synthase encodes the protein MRIIDPSFEIMHMAEPADLLRLLELAGRVCYKSEDRITEDSAADFIGRIVRSGHESVIEHAGATVRFVCDRGVTHELVRHRLASYSQESTRYANYAKDKFGREITVIRPHFWAEDDARYELWKQAMLAAEKAYLDLVDAGATAQEARSVLPNSLKTEIVMTANMREWRHVLKLRCDTPAHPQIRQVMLPLLAEFNRRLPALFGDLAARFNVT
- the ruvA gene encoding Holliday junction branch migration protein RuvA, which produces MIAYIRGALFEMDERGCTVLTAGGLGYEVHLAHKTLANLPQRGADVAFYLHLVIRDDARELYGFESREEREAFRTLIAISGFGPRKALSVVNQYGPDDLVRIVMEEDVAALTSISGIGKKTAQQMLLELRYKLDKKGVAAHAAKAPEQARGVFRDVLAGLVNLGYSEEDAAPLVREVLEREPDLDVAAALRKALQAIARAKSS
- the ruvC gene encoding crossover junction endodeoxyribonuclease RuvC; this translates as MTAPSDRPNPPLVVLGLDPGSRVTGYGLVRDDGGRLVFVDAGVISLGAADMAARLGRIHTELSALIVRHCPVEAALENVFVSRNTMSAIKLGQARGAAMAACAVAGLPVASYEPTVVKKAVVGVGRADKDQVAFMIARVLGVSGRLPADASDALAVAVCHLNERRMRRLTGCVK
- a CDS encoding YebC/PmpR family DNA-binding transcriptional regulator, with product MAGHSKWANIRIRKGAQDAKRGKLFTKAAKELMLAARLGGGDPAANNRLRQAISYAKSINLPKDKIETAIKKGTGELQAEQLDEILYEGYAPGGVAVIVETATDNKNRTVAEIRHIFGKRGGNLGESGSVAWMFERKGMFLFPAENFTEEQLMEAALEAGAEDVKDEGEVFEMHCAFEDFGAVQQALDAASLAYSEAKVTMLPKNTVPVDAETGRKVLALLDMLEDNDDVQNVYANFDLPDEVLAEMEG
- the ruvB gene encoding Holliday junction branch migration DNA helicase RuvB codes for the protein MQFDTPPIPQVGPTGCADDAIRPERLSEFIGQNDLRANLSVYLQAARERGRALDHTLFYGNPGLGKTTLCRIMAAEMGVNMVSTSGPVLERTGDLAAILTNLGRHDILFVDEIHRMPASVEEVLYPAMEDFRIDLIIGQGPGARSVKIDLEPFTLVGATTRIGLLTSPLRDRFGVIFRLDFYGHDELALIVERAARITGARVTREGAMAIGRRARGTPRIAGRLLRRVRDFALVQGAEVIDEAVAVAALDRMDVDPHGLDQMDRAILGVLIEQFQGGPVGVKTLAVALSEEVRTIEEIYEPYLIQCGFMKRTPRGRVATAKAYTHLKII